The Pseudomonas sp. IAC-BECa141 genome contains the following window.
CCCATTCCATCGCCGACAGGGTCGAACTGATCACGTTCGGCTTGCCGATTTCCAGCAGGCTGCGGTGCAATTTCGCGGCACGACGCGGCACATTCAGACCGCCAGGCAGGACGCCTTCGTGACGCAGGCCCTGCTCGACGCATTCGCGCATTACCGACCAGATGTGCAGCAGGCCCTGACGGATTTCGGCGTCGCTGCGCCAGGCCCGTTCGTTGGCCATCATCAGTTCGGAAACCCGCAGGTTGTGCTGCTTGCACAGCGCCAGCAGTTCGACGGCGCTGGAGAATTCGTATGGCAACTCGACGTCGCCGGCCGGCACTACGCCGGATTCGGCTTCGGCCGCTTCGATGATGAAACCGCCGCCGACCGAGTAGTACGTTTGCTCGAACAGTTGCCCGGATGCACCGAAGGCTGTCAGCGACATGGCGTTCGGGTGGTAGGGCAGGCTCTCGTCCAGCAGCAGGAGATCGTGCTGCCAGTTGAAGGCGATCGAACGTTCACCGGCCAGAGACAGTTGGCCGGTTTCGCGCAGTTGCTGGATGCGCGGTTCGATGGTCGACGGATCGATGCTGTCCGGCCATTCGCCCATCAAGCCCATGACCGTCGCGCGGTCTGTGGCATGGCCGACACCGGTGGCCGAAAGCGAGCCGTACAAGCGGATTTCCACTCGCTGCACATCATTCAGCAAACGCTGGTCGATCAGGGCCTGGGCGAAGGTCGCGGCGGCGCGCATAGGGCCGACGGTGTGGGAGCTGGACGGGCCGATGCCGACTTTGAATAGATCGAAAACGCTGATAGCCATGCTAAACCCTTACAAGCAATGGAGTAGGAATCGCTGCCATTTTTTGTAGGACAAGCGCAATGTCGGCGATACTGCCTGTCTCGCTTCAGCGTGACTAACGAAACTTCCTAAGTAAGCCTTTAGCAGGACTAAACCATGAGTCGTCAATTGCATGCCCAGACTTACGTCTGGCTGCAGGTGTTTTCCTGTGCCGCGCGGCACCTGTCATTCACCCGATGTGCCGAAGAACTGCACATCACGCCGGGAGCGGTGAGTCAGCAAATACGACAGTTGGAAGAGCGCCTGGGCTTTCGTCTGTTTCACCGTCGTGCGCGGGGTGTGGAGCTGAGTGCGGAAGGGCAGCGACTGGCGATTACGGTCAACGAGGCTTACGGCAGCATCGATGCGGAATTGCGTCGTCTTGATGCAGGGATGATCAGCGGGATTCTGCGGCTGCGCTCGATTCCGTCGTTCCTCAGCAAATGGCTGACCCCGCGCCTGCCGCGTCTGCAACAGCGTTATCCCGACATACAGCTGCGGCTGGTGGCCGAGGACAGCAGCGTGCCGTTACATGAAGGGGATTTCGACCTGGCCATCGACCTGAACGATGGCAGCTATCCGGGACTGTTATCCACAGCCTTGCTCGATGAGCAGATTTTTCCGGTGTGCGCGCCGGGCCTTCTGCGTGGGCGACCACCGCTGCATGGGCCGGCGGATCTGGTGCATTTCCCGCTGTTGCACGACATCACTGCCTGGCGCGGCAGCTACGAATACGCGGAGTGGGAGTTTTATCTCAATGCCATCGGTTTCGAGGGCGCCGATGTGCGGCGCGGGCACACATTCAATCGCAACCACCTGACCATCGAAGCGGCGATTGCCGGTATGGGCGTGGCGATTGCCCGGCGCACGCTGCTCAACGACGAGTTGGAGCGGGGAACGCTGATTGTGCCGTTCGGGATTTCGGTACCCAATCACAAGCGCTATGTCTTGCTCTACTCGCCGGGGGCGTTGAGCCATCCGGGTGTGCGGGCGGTGCATGACTGGCTGGTGGAAGAGGCGGGGATTTTTCGCAGCCTGCACCCGTTGGGTGATGGCCAATTGTGAGCAGATTTTTCGGGGTGGCGGGGCGATGCAACTCCCGACCTTACCAGCGCTTTGCTCGGTTGTCCGGCTTTTTTTGCGTATGAATATTTATCTTTTTAAGGGGTTGAAATGTTCGTCCGGCGGGCCGATTGTTGTAATCAAGAGGTCACGAAATCCTGTTCCAGGCCTCTTGCGAGCTAGCTGAAATAAGGGATGAACTATGCAAATCCAAGTCAACAGCGACAACCATATTCAAAGCAGCAAACGACTGGAGGAGTGGGTACGCACCACAATTGAGAGCACGCTCGACCGTTATGAGGAAGACCTGACCCGTGTCGAAGTCCATCTGAGCGACGAGAACGGTGACAAGCCGGGTCCCCATGACTTGCGCTGCCAACTGGAAGCGCGGCCGAAAGGCCATCAACCGATTTCCGTCACCCACAAAGCCGATTCGCTGGAACAGGCGATCGATGGTGCAGCCGAAAAACTGGAGCACGCGCTGGAGCACCTGTTTGGCAAACTGCGCGGCAAACCGCGGGCCGCTGTGGTGCCATTCACAAGCAAAGCCAATGACAAGCTGTTGGCGGAAGAGTTTGACGAAAACGAACAGGCAGCGATCAACAGTTGATGCGCTGATTTTCCAAGCCACCCAATGAGAAAGGGCCTGCAATTGCAGGCCCTTTCTGTTTTCGGCAGGGATCAAAAAGCAACGGAAGTATGCAGGTACACCGTGCGCGGCTCACCGACATACTTGCCTTTGTTGTCATCGAACGAACGGGTGAAGTACTGGGTGTTGAAGATGTTCTTCACCCCCACCGCCACGTTCAGGTCCGACAACTGCGGGCCGAAGTCTTGGCGTAAGTGGCGTAAGTGGCGTAGACATCGAAGCCGGCCAGCGCCGGGCTCAAGTCGTCGAGAGCGTAATTGACGCTGGTCTCGATGCCCTGATGCCGGGTTTCACCACGGGTGATGACCGAGTCGTTGGTCTGGTTGCTTTCGTACTGGTTGTCGAAGTTGATCAGGAATGCGCCGATCTCCGCTCGCAGCGCACCGTTGTCGTAACGGGTGCCGACTTCCCATGTGCGGGCCTTTTCCAGTTTCACTTCGCCGCTGCTCACGCGGTTGGGCATCTGGCTGTATTGCACGCTGCCGAAAGAATGGTTCGCATTGTAGGGCTGTCAGTGATGCCCGGCAATCAGACTCTTTTGCGTATGAGAATATTTATCATTAATATCGCATGCCTGCCGTCCCGGTCTGTTGACCGGGCGTTAACCGTTTCAGGGTCGAAACATGAAAGCCAAACTCGCCACTCTCCCCATGTCCTATCGTCTGGCCGTCACTTCGCGGGTGCTCGCGGCGGTGTTTGGCGGCTATCTGGTCGCGGCGCTGGCCAGTGTCACGCTGACACTGTGGTTGCCGCTGAACCGCGCCGAAGCGGTTGTCACCGGCATGACCGTTTCGTTTCTGGTCTATCTGGTGGCGGTGCTCTGGTGTTTTGCCTGTCGTACGGCGTGGTCGGCGTGGGTCGGTCTGCTGGTGCCGAGCGTGATCCTGGCGACCGTGTCCGGGGCTGCGCGCGGTCTGGGGCTGGCATGAAAGAAGGCTTTCGGCAGGCGATGGCCTGGCTGCACACCTGGACCGGGCTGGTCTTTGGCTGGCTATTGTTCGCGATTTTCCTGACCGGAACCCTGGCCTATTTCAAGGATGAAACCAGTCACTGGATGCGGCCGGAGATCGTCGCCCATCCATTGGATGCCGAAAAAAGCCTGACGCTGGCCCAGCAGTATCTGCAACAACAAGCCCCCGACGCCGCACGCTGGATCATCGGTTTGCCCGACGCCCGCGATCCCGGCCTGAGCGTGGGCTGGCAGCAGTCGCCCGCCAGGCCCGGCGAACGCGGCGCATTCATCCGCAAGACCCTCGACGCAGAGACCGGTGCCGAAATACAGGCCCGGGAAAGCATGGGCGGCGAGTTCTTCTATCGCTTCCATTTCCAGCTGCAAATGCCTTACCCGTGGGGCCGCTGGCTCTCGACCATCGCCGCCATGGTGATGTTCGTCGCGCTGATCACCGGGATCATCACCCACAAGAAAATCTTCAAGGACTTCTTCACCTTCCGCCCACGCAAGGGCCAGCGTTCGTGGCTCGACGGACACAATGCGGTGGGCGTGCTGGTGCTGCCGTTTCATCTGATGATCACCTACAGCAGCCTGGTGATTTTTATGTCGATGGTGATGCCGGCAAGCATTCTGGCTTCGTACGGCGACAACGTCCGGGCGTTTTACGACGAGGTATTTCCCGCCTCCAATATTCCCGAGCGAGCCAATCAACCGGCGACACTGGCACCGCTGGCGTCCCTTGTGCTGGCGGCCAGCGAGCAATGGTCGGGCGGGCATGTCGGACGTATCAGCGTCAACAATCCGGGCGACGCCAATGCCTCGGTGGTGATGTCCCGCGCGAGCTCCGACCGTGTGGTGAACGACTCCGGTAGCGCCGTAACCTTCAACGGTGTCAGCGGACAAATCATTGGCAGCGTGCCTGAGCAGCCAATGGCGATGGCGATTGCCGGCAGTTTCTACGGGTTGCACATGGGCCACTTTGCCGGGCCGGTGTTGCGTTGGCTGTATTTCATCTGCGGTCTGGCGGGCACGGCGATGATTGGTACCGGGCTGGTGATCTGGCTCGGCAAGCGTCAGCTTAAACACGCCAAAACCGGTGTGATGCCTTTCGAATTGCGGCTGGTTGAAGTGTTGAACATCGCCAGCATGGCCGGGCTGGTGGCAGCGATTGCCGTGTTCTTCTGGGCCAATCGTCTGCTGCCGGTGAGTCTGGCCGGGCGTGCCGATTGGGAAGTGAACGCGTTCTTTATCACCTGGGGGCTGAGCGTGGCCCATGCGATGTTGCGGCCGGGGCGCAAGGCCTGGGTCGAACAGCTGTCGCTGGGGGCCGCGTTGTTTGTCGCGGTGCCGGTTCTCAATGGCCTGACCACGCCTTATCACCTCGGCGTGACAGTGCCCGAAGGCGACTGGGTCTTGGCCGGTTTTGACCTGACGTGTCTGGGCAGCGGACTCTTCCTGGCCTGGGCCGCCCGGAAAATGCGGCGCGCCGGGCACTCCGTCAGCGTGATAAAACCGGTCCGCGAAAAGACCCGGCCGATCACCCTTGAGCAAGGGGCGAATTGAATGTTGCTGGCGCTGTTGCTTTGCTATTGCGCATTCACCGCGCTGTGCCTGGCGATGCCCCGGCATCACGAAGAACTGCTGGGCCACAAACCTTCAGCTCGCCTTGGTCAAGGTCTGAAACTGGCGGGCTGGTTGTTGTTGGGGTTGTCGCTCTGGGCGGCGGTTTCCATGAAAGGCTGGAGCTTCGGCCTGGTCGACTGGTGCGCGGTATTGATGCTCAGTGCGTTGACGCTGGTGCTGTTGTTGCCCTATCGCCCGCGTCTGGCATTGACCATGGCCGGACTGAGCCTGCTCGCCAGCCCGGTCGCTGCGTGGGTCTTGAACTGACATGCTGATCGGCCATCCTCCCGAACACCGCGACGACGAACCCCATGGCGCCCGTGCGCATTTTCTTCAGGTGTTCCTGTCCCAGCGTTCGCAGATGGAAGCGCTGGTGAACCGGCGCGTCGGTTGCCGGGCGACGGCGGCGGATTTGGTGCAGGACCTGTTCCTGCGTTTCTGGCGTCGGCCGTTGGTGCAGGTCGAAGAGCTCAGCACTTATCTGTTGCGTTGTGCCGGCAATATCGCCATCGATCATTTGCGCAGTGAAGGCGCGCGGGTGCGGGTCAACGAAGGCTGGCAACCGGATGAGCCCGACAGCAGCGCCAGCGAACCGCAGGCGGCGCTCGAAGCGGGCAACGATTTGCGCCACGTCGAAGCGGCGTTGCGTGCGTTGCCCGAACGCACGCGGCAGATCTTTTTGCTCAATCGCATCCACGGGCGCAAGTACGCCGAGATCGCTAGGGCCATGGGCCTGTCCCAAAGCGCTGTGGAAAAACATATGATGCGCGCCCTTGAGGCCTGCAAGGCCAGCCTGCGCGAACCCGCGCCACGCCTGCCAGGGAAAGCACCGTGAACAACACCGACCGCGTCATCCCGACGCCCGCTCAGGAACAGGCCGCTTTCGCCTGGCTGAGCCTGCTGCACGA
Protein-coding sequences here:
- a CDS encoding L-serine ammonia-lyase, with the translated sequence MAISVFDLFKVGIGPSSSHTVGPMRAAATFAQALIDQRLLNDVQRVEIRLYGSLSATGVGHATDRATVMGLMGEWPDSIDPSTIEPRIQQLRETGQLSLAGERSIAFNWQHDLLLLDESLPYHPNAMSLTAFGASGQLFEQTYYSVGGGFIIEAAEAESGVVPAGDVELPYEFSSAVELLALCKQHNLRVSELMMANERAWRSDAEIRQGLLHIWSVMRECVEQGLRHEGVLPGGLNVPRRAAKLHRSLLEIGKPNVISSTLSAMEWVNLFALAVNEENAAGGRMVTAPTNGAAGIIPAVLHYYMKFNPDASDDDVVAFFLGAAAVGILCKKNASISGAEVGCQGEVGSACAMAAAGLADVLGATPEQLENAAEIGLEHNLGLTCDPVGGLVQVPCIERNAIAAVKAINATQMALRGDGKHFISLDRVIRTMRDTGADMHDKYKETSRGGLAVSWVEC
- a CDS encoding LysR substrate-binding domain-containing protein, yielding MSRQLHAQTYVWLQVFSCAARHLSFTRCAEELHITPGAVSQQIRQLEERLGFRLFHRRARGVELSAEGQRLAITVNEAYGSIDAELRRLDAGMISGILRLRSIPSFLSKWLTPRLPRLQQRYPDIQLRLVAEDSSVPLHEGDFDLAIDLNDGSYPGLLSTALLDEQIFPVCAPGLLRGRPPLHGPADLVHFPLLHDITAWRGSYEYAEWEFYLNAIGFEGADVRRGHTFNRNHLTIEAAIAGMGVAIARRTLLNDELERGTLIVPFGISVPNHKRYVLLYSPGALSHPGVRAVHDWLVEEAGIFRSLHPLGDGQL
- a CDS encoding HPF/RaiA family ribosome-associated protein; protein product: MQIQVNSDNHIQSSKRLEEWVRTTIESTLDRYEEDLTRVEVHLSDENGDKPGPHDLRCQLEARPKGHQPISVTHKADSLEQAIDGAAEKLEHALEHLFGKLRGKPRAAVVPFTSKANDKLLAEEFDENEQAAINS
- a CDS encoding DUF3649 domain-containing protein, whose translation is MKAKLATLPMSYRLAVTSRVLAAVFGGYLVAALASVTLTLWLPLNRAEAVVTGMTVSFLVYLVAVLWCFACRTAWSAWVGLLVPSVILATVSGAARGLGLA
- a CDS encoding PepSY-associated TM helix domain-containing protein translates to MKEGFRQAMAWLHTWTGLVFGWLLFAIFLTGTLAYFKDETSHWMRPEIVAHPLDAEKSLTLAQQYLQQQAPDAARWIIGLPDARDPGLSVGWQQSPARPGERGAFIRKTLDAETGAEIQARESMGGEFFYRFHFQLQMPYPWGRWLSTIAAMVMFVALITGIITHKKIFKDFFTFRPRKGQRSWLDGHNAVGVLVLPFHLMITYSSLVIFMSMVMPASILASYGDNVRAFYDEVFPASNIPERANQPATLAPLASLVLAASEQWSGGHVGRISVNNPGDANASVVMSRASSDRVVNDSGSAVTFNGVSGQIIGSVPEQPMAMAIAGSFYGLHMGHFAGPVLRWLYFICGLAGTAMIGTGLVIWLGKRQLKHAKTGVMPFELRLVEVLNIASMAGLVAAIAVFFWANRLLPVSLAGRADWEVNAFFITWGLSVAHAMLRPGRKAWVEQLSLGAALFVAVPVLNGLTTPYHLGVTVPEGDWVLAGFDLTCLGSGLFLAWAARKMRRAGHSVSVIKPVREKTRPITLEQGAN
- a CDS encoding DUF3325 domain-containing protein, with translation MLLALLLCYCAFTALCLAMPRHHEELLGHKPSARLGQGLKLAGWLLLGLSLWAAVSMKGWSFGLVDWCAVLMLSALTLVLLLPYRPRLALTMAGLSLLASPVAAWVLN
- a CDS encoding RNA polymerase sigma factor encodes the protein MLIGHPPEHRDDEPHGARAHFLQVFLSQRSQMEALVNRRVGCRATAADLVQDLFLRFWRRPLVQVEELSTYLLRCAGNIAIDHLRSEGARVRVNEGWQPDEPDSSASEPQAALEAGNDLRHVEAALRALPERTRQIFLLNRIHGRKYAEIARAMGLSQSAVEKHMMRALEACKASLREPAPRLPGKAP